In Microbacterium enclense, one genomic interval encodes:
- a CDS encoding PLP-dependent aminotransferase family protein: MISLGILDRNSAVPLHEQLAHGLRAAVHAGRVVAGEAVPSTRALAADLGVARGTVVSAYEILAGEGYLLAKPGGGTVVADVVPRAATPGAPPRSSELSVDAVTDLSPGRPRTDGLADAAWRSAWRRAAALDPAADVDDPRGAPALRGEIARHLARTRGLDVSADDVVITAGTSEALLLTLLSLTAKNARERVRVGIEDPGYPRVRMILRRLGIEAVPVPVRVGSGLALDAVERQRDLDALIVTPNHHYPLGSRLDAEHRARLLAWASREDVVVVEDDYDSEFPHGRAPLPPLHLLDPARVVMVGSLSKVLAPAVRCGWVVASGSVGERIRATREDLDAPVSLVQQHALALYLAEGDLSRHTARRRRDYRHRRRLLLEAFADVPGVELTATDGGLHAVVLLPALGSTAESEIVAELGERGIRVEALSRYAVGATSSGLPAGLVFGYAEPSTVALLEAVDEMIAVLRVRVGADTAGADAAGADTAGADTAGADAAGR, translated from the coding sequence GTGATCTCCCTTGGCATCCTCGACCGGAACTCTGCCGTCCCCCTGCACGAGCAACTCGCGCACGGACTGCGTGCCGCGGTGCACGCCGGGCGGGTGGTCGCGGGCGAGGCGGTGCCGTCGACGCGTGCGCTCGCCGCGGATCTCGGCGTCGCGCGCGGAACGGTCGTGTCGGCCTACGAGATCCTCGCGGGTGAGGGCTACCTGCTCGCGAAGCCCGGCGGAGGCACCGTCGTCGCGGACGTCGTCCCTCGCGCTGCGACGCCCGGAGCGCCGCCGCGGTCATCGGAACTTTCGGTCGACGCCGTCACCGATCTGAGCCCCGGGCGTCCCCGCACGGACGGTCTCGCCGACGCGGCGTGGCGATCGGCATGGCGGCGAGCGGCCGCTCTCGATCCCGCGGCCGATGTGGACGATCCGCGCGGCGCTCCCGCGCTCCGCGGTGAGATCGCTCGGCACTTGGCTCGCACGCGAGGACTCGACGTGTCCGCCGACGATGTCGTCATCACCGCGGGGACAAGTGAGGCCCTGCTGCTCACGCTGCTCTCCCTCACGGCGAAGAACGCACGGGAGCGGGTGCGCGTCGGCATCGAGGATCCGGGCTACCCGCGGGTGCGGATGATCCTCCGGCGGCTCGGTATCGAGGCCGTGCCTGTTCCCGTGCGCGTGGGGTCGGGTCTCGCTCTCGACGCGGTCGAGCGTCAGCGCGATCTCGACGCGCTCATCGTGACGCCGAACCACCACTACCCGCTCGGCAGTCGCTTGGATGCCGAGCACCGCGCCCGACTACTCGCGTGGGCGTCGAGGGAGGACGTTGTCGTCGTCGAGGACGACTACGACAGCGAGTTCCCGCACGGGCGCGCGCCTCTGCCCCCGCTTCATCTGCTCGACCCGGCGCGCGTGGTGATGGTCGGCAGTCTGTCGAAGGTCCTCGCCCCGGCGGTGCGGTGCGGGTGGGTCGTGGCCTCGGGTTCGGTCGGCGAGCGGATACGCGCGACCCGCGAAGACCTCGATGCTCCCGTCTCGCTCGTTCAGCAGCACGCATTGGCGCTGTACCTGGCCGAAGGCGATCTCTCCCGGCACACGGCGCGCCGCCGGCGCGATTATCGGCACCGCCGTCGCTTGCTGCTCGAGGCGTTCGCGGACGTCCCCGGCGTCGAGCTGACCGCGACCGACGGGGGATTGCATGCCGTGGTTCTGCTTCCGGCGCTGGGAAGCACTGCAGAGTCAGAGATCGTCGCGGAGTTGGGTGAGCGCGGCATCCGGGTCGAGGCACTCTCGCGGTACGCCGTCGGCGCCACGTCTTCGGGGCTGCCCGCGGGCCTCGTGTTCGGGTACGCCGAACCGTCGACGGTCGCGCTGCTCGAGGCGGTGGACGAGATGATCGCCGTGCTGCGCGTTCGTGTCGGGGCGGACACTGCGGGGGCGGACGCTGCTGGGGCGGACACTGCGGGCGCGGACACTGCGGGGGCGGACGCTGCTGGGCGCTGA
- a CDS encoding DUF222 domain-containing protein — MQAALIRRRAQVMQVALADVERAGSRASRERELPIRSVALEIAVATRTHDLTVQKELGDAYTLTEKFAATVDALEAGRITLRHVQAVLDTGIVIGDDDTRHGWEQVVLTRAERESPGRVRAFARELAESVQPEGMTARHARAAQTRGVSVRDLADGMAELSVILPATVAYGIRDRLRRQAAVIRADSAPRPTARASADDSRAFPVDTSSADAVSDKADAFRDERTLAQIGADVCADLLLTGAPTVDPTADATCPGGLGAIRAQVQVTVPVLTLIGRTDAGASVAGRSPIDPETARHLAAHAPGWDRILCDPVTGTVLEVDRYNPTSAQRRYLAARDQHCRAPGCRAPLTRCQLDHNHEAQHGGPTRLTNLCHLCVRHHTLKTETAWTVSQDRDGTLRFRSPLGQRASETPPPRVLFLPDSDSFLPDTDNSLPGSNSGSTGIANSPDEAPF; from the coding sequence CTGCAGGCGGCATTGATCCGACGCCGAGCACAGGTCATGCAGGTCGCATTGGCGGACGTCGAGCGTGCGGGCTCCCGGGCGTCACGAGAACGGGAGTTACCTATCCGGTCGGTGGCTCTTGAGATCGCGGTGGCCACCAGAACTCACGACCTCACCGTGCAGAAGGAGTTGGGCGACGCCTACACGCTGACCGAGAAGTTCGCCGCGACCGTCGACGCGCTCGAGGCGGGGCGAATCACGCTTCGGCACGTGCAGGCGGTGCTCGATACGGGCATCGTCATCGGCGACGACGACACGAGACACGGGTGGGAGCAGGTCGTCCTGACCCGCGCAGAACGCGAATCGCCGGGGCGCGTGCGGGCCTTCGCACGCGAACTCGCTGAGAGCGTGCAGCCCGAGGGCATGACGGCACGCCACGCTCGTGCGGCGCAGACGCGCGGAGTGAGCGTTCGTGACCTCGCGGATGGCATGGCCGAGCTGAGCGTGATCCTCCCCGCAACGGTGGCCTACGGCATCCGGGATCGACTGCGCCGGCAAGCGGCGGTGATCCGCGCCGACAGCGCACCGCGACCGACCGCGAGGGCGTCGGCGGACGACTCGCGCGCGTTCCCGGTCGACACCTCGTCAGCGGATGCGGTGAGTGACAAGGCCGACGCGTTCCGCGACGAGCGCACGCTCGCGCAGATCGGTGCGGATGTGTGCGCCGACCTCCTGCTCACCGGCGCTCCCACGGTCGATCCGACGGCCGACGCGACCTGCCCGGGCGGACTCGGGGCGATCCGCGCGCAGGTGCAGGTCACCGTTCCCGTTCTGACCCTGATCGGCCGCACCGACGCCGGTGCCTCCGTAGCGGGACGCAGCCCGATCGATCCGGAGACGGCGCGACACCTTGCGGCCCACGCTCCTGGGTGGGACCGCATCCTGTGCGACCCGGTGACCGGAACGGTGCTCGAAGTCGATCGATACAACCCCACGTCCGCTCAGCGCCGTTATCTCGCCGCGCGCGATCAACACTGCCGCGCCCCCGGGTGTCGAGCGCCCCTGACGCGGTGCCAGCTCGACCACAATCACGAGGCTCAGCACGGCGGCCCGACACGACTGACCAATCTGTGCCACCTCTGCGTCCGGCATCACACGCTGAAGACCGAGACAGCGTGGACCGTGTCGCAGGACCGGGACGGGACCCTCCGTTTCCGTAGTCCGCTCGGCCAGCGCGCATCCGAGACGCCCCCTCCTCGGGTCCTGTTCCTCCCCGACAGCGACAGCTTCCTCCCGGACACCGACAACTCCCTCCCGGGCAGCAACAGCGGATCGACGGGAATCGCGAACTCACCCGACGAAGCGCCGTTCTGA
- a CDS encoding NAD(P)/FAD-dependent oxidoreductase, translated as MTASETRRYDVVIVGGGHNALVSAAYLARAGRSVVVLERADAVGGAAVSEKPWAGVDARVSRYSYLVSLLPRKIIDDLGLRIDLRRRRYSSYTPDPTDPTRGILIDTQDAEATAASFTRTLGDAGEAARFAAFGERLAPLGRAVFPTMTEPLPTADEMRERVGDDALWDSLTSRPLGDLLRASLESDLARGIALTDGLIGTFASSDDPSLAQNRCFLYHVIGGETGHWDVPVGGMGAVTAELERAAREAGAEIVTGIDVISISPDGEVHGVTDRPEVFSGSLVLSGVGRVVLSRLLAAGGAQTTVDEPEGSQVKVNMLLSRLPRLRDRSVSPEAAFAGTFHVNETMTQLDAAFVAATGGMVPDPLPLEIYCHSLTDPSILGDELRARGAQTLTLFGLHVPHRLIEGTDPVAAGARLLAAAQHSLDAVLDEPLRDCILRAPDGRLCIEARTTSDLEASLNMIGGDIFHGGLSWPWLTAPASSPAARWGVATEHSRVLICGSSAQRGGAVSGIGGQNAAMAALEILSARG; from the coding sequence ATGACCGCTTCGGAAACTCGCCGGTACGACGTCGTCATCGTGGGAGGAGGGCACAACGCCCTGGTCTCCGCGGCCTATCTCGCCCGCGCCGGGCGCTCGGTGGTGGTTCTCGAACGCGCGGATGCCGTGGGCGGCGCCGCCGTGTCGGAGAAGCCCTGGGCGGGGGTCGATGCCCGCGTGTCGCGGTACTCGTACCTGGTGAGCCTGTTGCCGCGGAAGATCATCGACGACCTGGGCCTTCGGATCGATCTTCGGCGGCGGCGGTACTCCTCGTACACCCCCGATCCGACCGATCCGACCCGCGGGATCCTGATCGACACCCAGGATGCCGAGGCCACCGCCGCCTCGTTCACCCGGACGCTGGGCGACGCCGGCGAAGCCGCGCGGTTCGCGGCGTTCGGCGAGCGCCTGGCCCCGCTGGGCCGTGCGGTGTTCCCGACCATGACGGAACCCCTCCCGACGGCGGACGAGATGCGCGAACGGGTCGGCGATGACGCCCTCTGGGACTCCCTGACCTCGCGTCCGCTGGGCGATCTGCTGCGCGCGTCGCTCGAGAGCGACCTCGCGCGCGGAATCGCGCTCACCGACGGGCTCATCGGCACCTTCGCCTCGTCGGACGATCCGTCGCTCGCGCAGAACCGGTGCTTCCTCTACCACGTCATCGGCGGCGAGACGGGGCACTGGGACGTGCCCGTCGGCGGGATGGGCGCCGTGACGGCCGAGCTCGAACGCGCCGCGCGCGAGGCCGGTGCCGAGATCGTCACGGGCATCGACGTGATCTCGATCTCCCCCGACGGCGAGGTGCACGGGGTGACCGATCGCCCCGAGGTGTTCTCTGGTTCCCTCGTCTTGAGCGGTGTGGGCCGGGTGGTGCTGAGCCGACTTCTCGCCGCGGGAGGAGCGCAGACCACGGTCGACGAACCGGAGGGGTCGCAGGTCAAGGTCAACATGCTGCTGTCGCGCCTGCCGCGACTTCGCGATCGCTCCGTGTCACCGGAGGCGGCGTTCGCGGGAACCTTCCACGTGAACGAGACCATGACACAGCTCGACGCAGCGTTCGTCGCCGCGACGGGCGGGATGGTGCCCGACCCGCTGCCACTGGAGATCTACTGCCATTCCCTGACCGACCCGTCGATCCTCGGCGACGAGCTGCGCGCGAGGGGGGCGCAGACCCTGACCCTTTTCGGACTGCATGTGCCGCATCGTCTGATCGAGGGAACCGATCCCGTCGCCGCGGGAGCGCGGCTGCTCGCCGCGGCGCAGCACTCGCTCGACGCGGTGCTCGACGAGCCTCTGCGGGACTGCATCCTTCGGGCGCCCGACGGACGCCTGTGCATCGAGGCCCGCACGACCAGCGATCTCGAGGCGTCGCTCAACATGATCGGCGGCGACATCTTCCATGGCGGACTGTCGTGGCCCTGGCTCACAGCACCGGCTTCCAGTCCGGCCGCGCGATGGGGCGTGGCGACGGAGCATTCGCGTGTGCTGATCTGCGGGTCGAGCGCCCAGCGCGGCGGAGCGGTCAGCGGTATCGGCGGACAGAACGCGGCGATGGCGGCGCTGGAGATTCTGTCGGCGCGGGGCTGA
- a CDS encoding inositol monophosphatase family protein, with amino-acid sequence MTLAAELLDIATRIAREAGELALRRRREGVTVAATKSAAADIVTAADREVEAFVRAELERVRPGDGFFGEESAADEGTTGITWVVDPIDGTVNYAYGIPAWAVSIAAVEGPADPAEWVALAGAVYNPVTDELFRASRGGGAWLGDERLTVTADVGEAGGLVATGFGYDPATHAPTLAQLARVMPIARDVRRIGAASLDLASVAAGRMDAYYEKGTNPWDHAAGALLVEEAGGMLGGAPGGRPGKGMVIAAGAEFFPRLEELLDYDR; translated from the coding sequence ATGACCCTCGCCGCGGAACTGCTCGACATCGCCACCCGCATCGCCCGAGAGGCCGGTGAGCTCGCGCTGCGTCGTCGTCGCGAGGGTGTCACGGTCGCCGCGACCAAGTCAGCGGCGGCCGACATCGTCACCGCGGCCGATCGCGAGGTGGAGGCGTTCGTCCGGGCCGAGCTCGAGCGCGTTCGTCCGGGTGACGGCTTCTTCGGCGAGGAGTCCGCCGCCGACGAGGGGACGACCGGCATCACCTGGGTCGTCGACCCGATCGATGGGACGGTCAACTACGCCTACGGCATCCCCGCGTGGGCGGTCAGCATCGCGGCCGTGGAGGGGCCGGCGGACCCCGCCGAATGGGTCGCGCTCGCCGGAGCCGTCTACAACCCGGTCACCGACGAACTGTTCCGCGCCTCGCGCGGCGGGGGCGCATGGCTGGGCGACGAGCGTCTCACGGTCACCGCTGACGTAGGGGAGGCGGGAGGGCTCGTCGCGACGGGCTTCGGCTACGACCCGGCCACCCACGCCCCGACCCTCGCCCAGCTCGCCCGGGTCATGCCGATCGCGCGCGACGTGCGCCGTATCGGGGCTGCCTCGCTCGACCTCGCGTCCGTCGCCGCGGGGCGGATGGATGCCTACTACGAGAAGGGCACGAACCCCTGGGATCACGCGGCCGGCGCCCTTCTCGTCGAGGAGGCGGGCGGCATGCTCGGAGGCGCGCCGGGAGGGCGTCCGGGTAAGGGCATGGTCATTGCTGCGGGGGCCGAGTTCTTCCCGCGCCTGGAGGAACTTCTCGACTACGACAGGTGA
- a CDS encoding peptidoglycan DD-metalloendopeptidase family protein has product MPASTPQLTRAEMRRRTTPDAGTPVEPAPVDADVAAQSALVEQVAAAVVETVIAATIEPTLPPRRRASRPAAERLTESVTTESTTTDSAPAERPADAGVEVLASTPSSIDADDDALAVTVVDERQSDEGDVAVILQSAEPETTATPVALPTSPITLPATRRTRRRPQPVESDEAASVTAEQSVPAKGAPAAPGSAFGPAADADVDAEHDEFEAAARLFAFTGETPVQSAPRVAAPAEPVTQGLPDAAAPRTRRNGRRIAAATFSVGVMGLVGLMTVGMTMPVSALASASGTSNVVTSDIATVNLAAGGDVADTEGIQAYVAPAEAQAGVVDRADGYKASTYAQMAADSGIKNFSNFYVNDPTAPIQWPFAVGVPITYGFGMRDGRMHEGADFVPGEGSPVQAIADGVVRIATENGDAFGVTVLIDHQIDGQLVSSRYGHMQYGSLQVTPGEHVHVGQFLGRTGNTGRSFGAHTHVEILQNGTTPIDPIEWLRQHAGG; this is encoded by the coding sequence GTGCCCGCCTCCACCCCGCAGCTCACGCGGGCCGAGATGCGCCGTCGAACCACCCCGGATGCCGGTACCCCCGTCGAACCCGCCCCGGTCGATGCTGATGTGGCCGCCCAGTCGGCCCTGGTCGAGCAGGTCGCCGCTGCCGTCGTCGAGACGGTCATCGCCGCCACCATCGAGCCGACGCTCCCGCCCCGTCGCCGCGCTTCGCGCCCGGCCGCCGAGCGTCTCACCGAGAGCGTCACCACCGAGAGCACGACCACCGACAGCGCCCCCGCAGAGCGTCCCGCCGACGCCGGCGTCGAGGTCCTGGCATCCACCCCCTCCTCGATCGACGCGGACGACGATGCCCTCGCGGTGACCGTCGTCGACGAGCGTCAGTCCGACGAAGGCGATGTCGCTGTCATCCTCCAGAGCGCCGAGCCCGAGACGACCGCCACTCCTGTCGCCCTGCCCACCTCGCCGATCACGCTCCCCGCGACGCGGCGCACCCGCCGTCGCCCGCAGCCGGTCGAGTCTGACGAGGCCGCGAGCGTCACCGCTGAGCAGTCCGTTCCCGCGAAGGGCGCCCCGGCGGCTCCCGGCTCCGCCTTCGGTCCGGCGGCCGACGCCGATGTCGATGCCGAGCACGATGAGTTCGAGGCCGCCGCCCGCCTTTTCGCCTTCACCGGCGAGACGCCCGTCCAGTCGGCCCCGCGTGTCGCGGCACCGGCCGAGCCCGTCACCCAGGGCCTCCCGGACGCCGCCGCTCCGCGCACCCGCCGCAACGGCCGTCGCATCGCCGCCGCCACCTTCTCGGTCGGCGTCATGGGTCTTGTGGGGCTCATGACGGTCGGTATGACGATGCCCGTGAGCGCCCTGGCCTCCGCCAGCGGCACCTCCAACGTCGTGACGAGCGACATCGCGACCGTCAACCTCGCTGCCGGGGGAGACGTCGCCGACACCGAGGGTATTCAGGCCTATGTCGCTCCCGCGGAGGCGCAGGCCGGGGTCGTCGACCGCGCCGACGGCTACAAGGCGTCGACCTACGCCCAGATGGCCGCCGACTCGGGCATCAAGAACTTCTCGAACTTCTACGTCAACGACCCGACTGCCCCGATCCAGTGGCCGTTCGCCGTGGGCGTGCCGATCACCTACGGCTTCGGCATGCGCGACGGACGGATGCACGAGGGTGCCGACTTCGTTCCCGGCGAGGGGTCGCCCGTCCAGGCGATCGCCGACGGCGTGGTGCGCATCGCAACCGAGAACGGTGACGCTTTCGGTGTGACAGTGCTCATCGACCACCAGATCGACGGACAGCTCGTCTCGAGCCGCTACGGCCACATGCAGTACGGCTCGCTCCAGGTCACCCCCGGAGAGCACGTCCACGTCGGTCAGTTCCTCGGACGCACCGGCAACACCGGCCGTTCGTTCGGCGCGCACACGCACGTCGAGATCCTGCAGAACGGCACCACCCCGATCGACCCAATCGAGTGGCTGCGTCAGCACGCGGGAGGCTGA
- a CDS encoding response regulator transcription factor, whose amino-acid sequence MVAPLTHRPRLLLVEDDDQLGPLMAKVLDEVYDVTLVADGGEALEVATSRTFDALVVDRRLPSVDGLTIVETLRRAGAGVPLLILTALGTVQDKVRGLDAGANDYLVKPFEFDELFARLRAIRRVAGGEGPFIRVGEWEFYPDSRAVYSPYDGRIILTERESALLTLFAVNPQRTFSRDDILRSVFSPDDTPGAVDTYVHYLRKKTDPAIVQTVRGRGYRLGLM is encoded by the coding sequence ATGGTCGCTCCCCTGACGCATCGCCCTCGGCTGCTGCTCGTCGAGGACGATGACCAACTCGGTCCGCTGATGGCGAAGGTGCTCGACGAGGTGTATGACGTGACGCTCGTCGCAGACGGCGGCGAGGCTCTGGAGGTCGCGACGTCTCGGACGTTCGACGCGCTTGTCGTCGATCGGCGACTTCCGTCGGTGGACGGGCTCACGATCGTCGAGACGCTGCGGCGGGCGGGTGCGGGTGTTCCACTGCTCATCCTCACTGCGCTGGGCACGGTCCAGGACAAGGTGCGCGGCCTCGACGCCGGGGCCAACGACTACCTCGTGAAGCCGTTCGAGTTCGACGAGCTGTTCGCCCGTCTCCGCGCCATCCGACGGGTGGCCGGGGGAGAAGGGCCCTTCATCCGCGTCGGCGAGTGGGAGTTCTATCCCGATTCACGAGCGGTCTACTCGCCGTACGACGGGCGCATCATTCTCACGGAGCGGGAGAGCGCTCTGCTCACCCTGTTCGCAGTCAACCCTCAGCGGACGTTCTCGCGGGACGACATCCTCCGCTCCGTTTTCTCACCCGATGACACCCCGGGAGCCGTCGACACCTACGTGCACTACCTCCGCAAGAAGACCGACCCAGCCATCGTGCAGACCGTGCGCGGGCGGGGATACCGTCTGGGACTGATGTGA
- a CDS encoding HAMP domain-containing sensor histidine kinase: protein MSTRKHPLDADALLVRAAARRVALTITVAVSLLVVAVLVAAFSVVLTQIPLGDLLHPGPRETVVDIDGVDILLAGTLIGVAAIASAGLLGWLVTRRAVRPLVDALRRQREFVADASHELRTPLAVLDARIQVLQRSLAPSDPHAPVVAGLRADSRDLIAVVADLLESVEIPKHAVSEPVPVAPVVESSIAAMRLLARQRGVTLVSTPSAEELRVSMPASSLQRCVVALVDNAVKHSPETGTVVVSSRRDGRHVLIDVTDQGPGIQGISPDRVFERFARSAPAVGGGGSSRSGFGIGLALVQDAVTRYGGSAIVSVTSDAGTTMTLRIPASASA from the coding sequence GTGAGCACCCGAAAGCACCCCCTCGACGCTGACGCCCTCCTCGTCCGCGCCGCCGCCCGGCGGGTCGCTCTCACCATCACTGTCGCCGTGTCGCTGCTCGTCGTGGCGGTCCTCGTGGCGGCCTTCTCGGTGGTGCTCACGCAGATCCCGCTCGGCGACCTCCTGCATCCCGGACCTCGTGAGACGGTCGTCGACATCGACGGAGTCGACATCCTGTTGGCGGGCACGCTGATCGGCGTGGCGGCCATCGCCTCGGCGGGGCTACTCGGGTGGCTCGTCACCCGCCGGGCGGTGCGCCCCCTCGTGGACGCCCTCCGACGCCAACGTGAATTCGTAGCCGACGCCTCGCATGAATTGCGCACGCCGTTGGCGGTCCTGGATGCCAGGATTCAGGTGTTGCAGAGATCTCTGGCCCCGTCGGACCCGCACGCACCGGTGGTCGCCGGCCTCCGTGCCGATTCGCGTGACCTCATCGCGGTGGTGGCGGATCTCCTCGAGTCCGTCGAGATCCCGAAGCACGCGGTTTCTGAACCCGTGCCGGTCGCACCGGTCGTGGAGTCGTCCATCGCCGCGATGCGGCTCCTGGCGCGTCAACGAGGCGTGACGCTCGTCAGCACACCGTCCGCCGAGGAGCTTCGGGTCTCGATGCCCGCGTCCAGCCTCCAGCGTTGTGTCGTCGCCCTCGTCGACAACGCTGTCAAACACTCGCCCGAGACGGGGACCGTCGTGGTCTCCTCGAGGCGCGACGGGCGTCACGTCCTCATCGATGTCACCGATCAAGGCCCCGGCATCCAGGGGATCAGTCCCGATCGCGTCTTCGAGAGGTTCGCACGATCGGCCCCTGCCGTCGGGGGCGGCGGTTCGTCGCGCAGCGGGTTCGGCATCGGACTGGCGCTCGTGCAGGATGCGGTCACGCGATACGGCGGATCCGCGATCGTCTCGGTGACTTCGGATGCCGGCACGACGATGACTCTTCGCATCCCCGCGTCCGCCTCTGCGTAG
- a CDS encoding DedA family protein, translated as MTGAHLVAASAGLLPDAASILHAFGPWVLAGVAVLIFIESGVLFPFLPGDSLLVTAAVLAGPLGIQPWQVLLVGIPAAILGDQTGYWLGRRFGRRMFREGARVLRPERLRDAERFFAKYGGGSLVLGRFVPIVRTYVPVAAGTAHMPYRRFLVWNTAGATLWVVGMTVIGLVLGGIPFIVDNIDVLMIVIVLISVLPVVFALTRKWVASRREKKEAPGGAASPDA; from the coding sequence ATGACTGGTGCCCACCTCGTCGCCGCATCCGCGGGTCTGCTTCCCGACGCGGCGTCCATCCTCCACGCCTTCGGGCCGTGGGTGCTCGCGGGGGTCGCCGTCCTGATCTTCATCGAGTCCGGTGTGCTTTTCCCCTTCCTTCCGGGGGACTCTCTCCTCGTGACAGCGGCCGTCCTTGCCGGTCCTCTCGGGATCCAGCCGTGGCAGGTTCTCCTCGTCGGCATCCCCGCCGCAATCCTCGGCGACCAGACGGGCTACTGGCTCGGCCGACGATTCGGCAGGCGTATGTTCCGAGAAGGCGCTCGGGTGCTGCGCCCCGAACGACTGCGAGACGCGGAACGGTTCTTCGCAAAGTACGGCGGCGGGTCGCTCGTGCTCGGACGATTCGTGCCGATCGTCCGCACGTACGTACCTGTCGCTGCGGGGACCGCGCACATGCCCTACCGGCGGTTTCTCGTGTGGAACACCGCGGGGGCGACCCTGTGGGTAGTGGGCATGACGGTCATCGGGCTCGTGCTCGGTGGCATCCCGTTCATCGTCGACAACATCGACGTGCTGATGATCGTCATCGTCCTGATCTCCGTGCTGCCCGTTGTCTTCGCGCTCACCCGGAAGTGGGTCGCATCGCGTCGCGAGAAGAAAGAAGCGCCCGGCGGCGCGGCCTCACCCGACGCCTGA
- a CDS encoding undecaprenyl-diphosphate phosphatase yields the protein MRILEVIILGLVQGLTEFLPISSSAHLRIVGEFLPSQTDPGATFTAITQIGTELAVLLYFRKKIVRVLSRWFLSLTGRVPRSDPDARMGWYIIIGTVPIGVLGFLLQSLIRDNFRSLWITAIVLIVFGVLLGVADHYGKRRRDLDDLTVGHGFAFGFAQALALVPGVSRSGATTTLGRALGYKRTAAAEYSFLLAVPAVFASGLYELYKSFDEGTGPYNLGETALATVIAFVVGYLVIAFLMQYLKKGSFLPFVIYRVALGILIIVLLSLGVIPAVSTVITS from the coding sequence ATGCGCATTCTCGAGGTCATCATCCTGGGGCTCGTTCAGGGCCTCACCGAGTTCCTCCCCATCTCTTCGAGCGCTCACCTGCGGATCGTGGGCGAGTTCCTCCCGTCGCAGACCGATCCGGGCGCGACCTTCACCGCCATCACGCAGATCGGTACCGAGCTCGCGGTGCTGTTGTACTTCCGCAAGAAGATCGTCCGCGTGCTCTCGCGCTGGTTCCTCTCGCTGACGGGCCGCGTGCCGCGCAGCGACCCGGATGCCCGCATGGGCTGGTACATCATCATCGGCACCGTGCCGATCGGTGTGCTCGGGTTCCTGCTGCAGAGCCTGATCCGCGACAACTTCCGGAGCCTGTGGATCACCGCGATCGTCCTGATCGTCTTCGGCGTCCTGCTGGGCGTCGCCGACCACTATGGCAAGCGTCGCCGCGACCTCGACGACCTCACCGTCGGCCACGGCTTCGCCTTCGGCTTCGCGCAGGCCCTGGCTCTGGTCCCGGGCGTCTCGCGCTCGGGAGCGACCACGACCCTGGGGCGCGCGCTCGGCTACAAGCGCACCGCGGCGGCGGAGTACTCGTTCCTGCTCGCCGTTCCGGCGGTGTTCGCGAGCGGTCTGTACGAGCTCTACAAGAGCTTCGACGAGGGAACCGGTCCCTACAACCTGGGGGAGACGGCCCTCGCGACGGTGATCGCCTTCGTCGTGGGATACCTCGTGATCGCGTTCCTCATGCAGTACCTGAAGAAGGGCAGTTTCCTGCCCTTCGTGATCTACCGGGTGGCGCTCGGCATCCTGATCATCGTGCTGCTCTCGCTCGGTGTCATCCCCGCCGTCTCGACGGTCATCACCAGCTGA